GAAAGTTTCTTCCCTCTTTTGATTCCATTGAATTTTCTGCTACATATGCTTCTAAACCAATTATAGGCTTTATTCCCTTTTTCATAGCTTTTTTATAAAATTCAAGTACTCCAAAAAGATTTCCATGATCTGTTATAGCTATAGCTTGCATCTTTAAAGCAATAGCTCTATCCAAATAATCGTCTATTTTTCCAACTCCATCAAGGAGGCTATATTCTGTATGTAGATGAAGATGAACAAAATTTTTAATCATAAATTTTTCCTCCTTTTTAGCTTATATTTAACACATTATACCATAATTTAATATAAGTTTAGAAGAAATTCAAAAAAAGCTATGAACAAATCTTGCTCATAGCTTTTTCTAATTAATTTTTATTATTTATCAAATTTTATTTTTGCATCTTCTACAATTTTATCTAAGAACTCATCTAATTTCATAGATTCTTGTTGTTGAGATCCAAATCTTCTTATATTAACTTCTCTATTTTCAACTTCATTTTTACCAATGATAATTTGTACTGGAACTTTATATTTTCCATTAGCTTCTCTTATTTTATATCCAATAGATTCTGCTCTATCATCTAATTCTACTCTTATTCCTCTTTGTTGTAGAGCATTGAAGATATCTTGAGCATAAGGAACAACTTCATCATTGATAGTTAAAAGTTTTACTTGAGTAGGTGCTAACCATAGAGGGAATGCTCCTGCATAGTGTTCAATAAGGATACCTATAAATCTTTCAATTGATCCATAAACAACTCTATGTAGCATTACTGGTCTATGTTTTTCTCCATCTTCACCTATGTAAGTAATATCAAATCTTTCTGGTAAGTTGAAGTCTAGTTGAATAGTTCCACATTGCCAAGTTCTTCCAATAGCATCTTTAATTTTGAAGTCTAATTTAGGTCCATAGAATGCCCCATCTCCAGGGTTTAATTTATATGGTTTACCAATTTTTTCAAGAGCTCCAGCTAGTGCAGCTTCTGCTTTTTCCCAAATTTCGTCTGATCCAATAGCCTTTTCTGGTTTTGTTGAAAGCTCAATATGATATTCAAATCCAAATAGTTTGCTATAGAATTTATCTATTAATTGTACTACTCCTATAATTTCAGATTCAATTTGATCTGGAGTCATAAAGATATGAGCATCGTCTTGAGTAAATGATCTTACTCTCATAAGTCCATGAAGTGCTCCTGAAAACTCATGTCTATGAACAGTTCCTAATTCTCCACATCTAATTGGGAAATCTTTATATGAGTGTAGTTGAGATTTATAAGTAATTATTCCTCCTGGGCAGTTCATAGGTTTAATAGCAAATTCAGTTTCATCTATTGTTGAAGTATACATATTTTCTCTGTAGTTAAACCAGTGTCCTGAAGTTTCCCAAAGCTCTTTATTTAGCATAATAGGAGTCATTATTTCTTGATATCCAGCAAGTGTATGTTCTCTTCTCCATAGATCAATAAGAGTATTTCTTATTGCCATTCCTTTTGGAAGGAATATAGGGAATCCAGGTCCATATTCACTTACAAAGAATAGATCAAGTTCTCTTCCAAGTTTTCTGTGGTCTCTTCTTTCAGCTTCTTCTAATAGGTGTAGATAATCTTTTAATCTCTTATCATCAGAGAATGCAAATCCATAAATTCTTTGAAGCATTTTATTTTTAGAGTCTCCTCTCCAGTATGCTCCAGCTACTGATTTTAATTTAAATGCTTTTATGTAAGATGTAGAAGGTACATGAGGTCCTCTACAAAGATCCATAAATTCACCTTGTTTATAGAAAGAAAGCATCTCTCCTTGAGCAATCTCTTTTATTATTTCAACTTTGTAAACTTCTCCAAGTTTTTCAAAATGCTCAATAGCTTCCTCTCTGCTCATCATTATTCTTTCAATTTTTTCATTTTCTTTTACTATTTTTTTCATTTCAGCTTCAATTTTAGCTAAATCTTCTTCAGTAAATTGTACTTCTGGATCAAAGTCATAGTAGAATCCATTTTCTATAGCTGGTCCTATTGCAACTTTTGTTCCTGGGAATAATCTAATTACTGCTTGTGCCATAAGGTGAGCAGCTGAGTGTCTTATAACTTCTTCTCCCTCTTCAGAATCAGCAGTTACAAACTCTACCTTTGCATCTCTATCAAGAACAGTTGACATATCCATCTCTATTCCATCAACTTTAGCAGCTACTGATTTTTTTGCTAAAGAGTTACTAATACTTTTAGCAATTTCAAACATATTTACTGCACTTTCAAACTCTTTTATCTCTCCACTAGGTAATTCTATTTTCATATTTTCCTCCTCTAATTTATATAAATTAATCTATTACGTCTTCTGGTTTTAATCCATCAAATAGGTAAGTATCTGGAGTTGTTCTCTTATCTGCTCCAGTAGTAGCTCCAAGACCAAATATTGGTTTGTCTGGGAAAGCAAGTAATGTAAATTGTAGAGCTGCTCTCCATTCATAATCTCTTGTTCCTAGATCATACTCTTGTTCATAAGCTAATGCCCATTGATAATATCCAAACTCTCTTCCTATTTCAATTCCTAATCCATCTAAAGATTTTTTATTTCTATTTTCTGCAGATTTATCATTGTAGTTTTCATAGAACTTAGCATATGTTCTAATATTCCATCCTTGGCTTGGTTTTCCTATTTTAGCCATCAGACTTACTTTATGCTCTCTATCAACTTTATTCCATTTATTATCTTTATTCCATCCAGCATTATCATCTATCTCATAACCAATACCATATCTATTTTGTGAATAGAATATCTTTGCATTTACCTCTTCTAATGAATCCCATAAATCTCCAGTTTTATCATATCTTGCTTCATTTCTTTGAGCCATTAGATAAACTTTAAAATTACGTTTATAATCTCCTAAAGAATTAAATCTATCATACATTATACTATTTAAGTTGAAGTTTACACTATTTCTTTCTCTATCTCTTAAAATATCTCTTACTCTATAAAGTTCAGCTTGAGAAAGTGTATTTGAATCTTTATCAAACTCAAGTTCTGCATAATTTTTTAACTCTTCATCTGTAAATCTCTTATCTCTATATTCATAAGTTAATGATAGTACATCAGAGTTTCCTGTATTTCTCATCTCTCCATCAATATTACGTTTAGCTCCATCTTCCTTATGTTTATAGTCTTCATAAGTTACAGCATAGTAGTTTTCTACATCTCCACCATCTAAGAAAGATACCTTATAAATTTTATTATCTACATCTAATTCTCTCTTATTAATTTCATAGTTATCTCTAACATCTGTACCTTGGCTAAAGCTAATTCCTAATTGATTATCGTCAAAACTATAATTATATCCATAAGTATTAGCTCTAATTTTTTCCTTAGCATTATCCACATATTTCATATCCCAAATCTTAGAATCTATACCTTGAGTTTCATATGAAAACTTATGATTATCATATGTATATGATCCTCCATAATTGATAAATGTTAAATCGTTGTAGTTATGATCTCTCATATTTTCATTTGTATATCTTCTATCTTGTCCATAGTTTAATGTTAAAGA
The Fusobacterium varium genome window above contains:
- the thrS gene encoding threonine--tRNA ligase, whose translation is MKIELPSGEIKEFESAVNMFEIAKSISNSLAKKSVAAKVDGIEMDMSTVLDRDAKVEFVTADSEEGEEVIRHSAAHLMAQAVIRLFPGTKVAIGPAIENGFYYDFDPEVQFTEEDLAKIEAEMKKIVKENEKIERIMMSREEAIEHFEKLGEVYKVEIIKEIAQGEMLSFYKQGEFMDLCRGPHVPSTSYIKAFKLKSVAGAYWRGDSKNKMLQRIYGFAFSDDKRLKDYLHLLEEAERRDHRKLGRELDLFFVSEYGPGFPIFLPKGMAIRNTLIDLWRREHTLAGYQEIMTPIMLNKELWETSGHWFNYRENMYTSTIDETEFAIKPMNCPGGIITYKSQLHSYKDFPIRCGELGTVHRHEFSGALHGLMRVRSFTQDDAHIFMTPDQIESEIIGVVQLIDKFYSKLFGFEYHIELSTKPEKAIGSDEIWEKAEAALAGALEKIGKPYKLNPGDGAFYGPKLDFKIKDAIGRTWQCGTIQLDFNLPERFDITYIGEDGEKHRPVMLHRVVYGSIERFIGILIEHYAGAFPLWLAPTQVKLLTINDEVVPYAQDIFNALQQRGIRVELDDRAESIGYKIREANGKYKVPVQIIIGKNEVENREVNIRRFGSQQQESMKLDEFLDKIVEDAKIKFDK